Proteins from a genomic interval of Oscillatoria salina IIICB1:
- a CDS encoding PhoX family protein has translation MAIKRRSFLLFFGASVGTVALNSLSSCQKRNSYSPALDDNTISASGSEQINFVNFDPIKYPVPLEVEKLAKAKQIELLQQYEVIDDLVLPPGYEYQIIAAWGEPLGNSRFGYNNDYLSFVETAENEGFLTVNFEYISGSVWMETYPQVIGKSLPFTEVIAAAAKQKGNINAFSLSDNDPLKAQIQAIAKESLTDLGLGIISLRQNAEGSWERTNSDRDRRITGISGLEDDNYLKSTGPAVAVFTKQDKIGYDDRLGDKIVGSFQNCSGGTTPWGTVFSAEENFQDQVPEEVMADGSAFDPSSRPFSINDDGLNGSGNVFGLAGNKYGWMVEVDPANPNDYGTKHTWLGRFRHEAVGIKAEVEKKLAIYSGCDRRGGHVYKFVSEETIGDIQAKSNSRLLEKGMLYGAKFNPDGTGKWIPLTMTTPVNPVLPSQTIAKEGKGLVTLPNSDRNTGGTVVVTSDEEAISFAEKFATLGDLYLGNDLEKQGAILIDAHNAANAAGVTCTARPEDTDIAPDGSLYIAFTSGTPGSDGSPDKEIFQGPKGETPWEFGWIFRLEEDNNDPAAMTFRWSSLAMGGEPAAGGAGFANPDNLEIDSNGNVWMVTDISTSKHNQAVPTRLSEDGTALNQSDIQGIFGNNSIWFIPTSGDNAGNAYPFAIGPMECETTGPFFTRDGKTLFLAVQHPGENNGMRQNQASETRKFALKTTDGDEFIQERIIPLGSNWPRRGANDPPLPAVVAIRRVDGKAITEIA, from the coding sequence ATGGCGATTAAACGTCGAAGTTTTCTTTTATTTTTCGGGGCTAGCGTTGGAACTGTTGCCCTCAATTCCCTTTCTTCTTGTCAAAAGAGAAACTCTTATTCTCCAGCTTTAGATGATAATACGATTAGCGCATCGGGATCGGAGCAAATAAATTTTGTTAATTTCGATCCGATTAAATATCCCGTACCATTAGAAGTAGAAAAATTAGCTAAAGCTAAACAAATTGAACTTTTGCAGCAGTATGAAGTCATAGATGATTTAGTTCTACCTCCAGGTTACGAATATCAGATTATCGCGGCTTGGGGCGAACCATTAGGAAATTCTCGCTTTGGCTATAATAACGATTATTTGTCTTTTGTAGAAACTGCTGAGAATGAAGGTTTTTTAACAGTAAATTTTGAATATATTAGCGGCAGCGTTTGGATGGAAACTTACCCGCAAGTAATCGGGAAGTCTCTTCCTTTTACAGAAGTTATCGCTGCGGCTGCGAAGCAAAAAGGAAACATAAATGCTTTTAGTTTGTCCGATAATGACCCTTTAAAAGCGCAGATTCAAGCAATAGCTAAAGAAAGTTTAACCGATCTAGGTCTGGGGATTATTTCCCTACGTCAAAATGCTGAAGGTAGCTGGGAAAGAACCAATTCCGATCGCGATCGCCGAATTACGGGAATCTCTGGCTTAGAAGATGACAATTACCTTAAATCCACTGGTCCTGCTGTAGCAGTGTTTACAAAACAGGATAAAATTGGCTATGACGATCGCTTGGGAGACAAGATTGTCGGTTCATTCCAGAATTGTTCCGGAGGAACGACACCTTGGGGAACCGTATTTAGTGCCGAAGAAAATTTTCAGGATCAAGTCCCAGAGGAAGTGATGGCAGATGGTTCAGCTTTTGACCCCAGTAGCAGACCGTTTAGCATTAACGATGACGGATTAAACGGAAGCGGAAATGTATTTGGGTTAGCAGGAAATAAATATGGTTGGATGGTAGAAGTCGATCCCGCCAATCCGAACGATTATGGGACAAAACATACTTGGTTAGGCAGATTTCGTCATGAAGCTGTAGGAATCAAAGCAGAAGTAGAGAAAAAATTAGCAATATATTCAGGATGCGATCGCCGAGGCGGTCATGTTTATAAGTTTGTCTCAGAAGAAACCATCGGCGACATTCAAGCCAAGTCAAATTCTCGCTTACTGGAAAAAGGAATGCTCTACGGTGCTAAATTTAATCCCGATGGTACGGGAAAATGGATACCTTTAACCATGACTACGCCAGTAAATCCCGTACTACCCTCGCAAACGATCGCCAAAGAAGGCAAAGGTTTAGTTACCTTACCCAATAGCGATCGCAATACCGGAGGAACTGTAGTCGTAACTAGCGACGAAGAAGCAATTTCCTTTGCCGAAAAATTTGCCACATTAGGCGATCTTTACCTGGGTAACGACCTCGAAAAACAAGGCGCAATCTTAATCGATGCCCACAACGCCGCTAACGCTGCTGGTGTCACTTGTACCGCCCGTCCCGAAGACACCGACATCGCCCCCGACGGTAGTTTATACATCGCCTTTACTTCCGGAACTCCTGGAAGCGACGGTAGCCCCGACAAAGAAATCTTTCAAGGTCCCAAAGGAGAAACACCTTGGGAATTTGGCTGGATTTTTCGCCTCGAAGAAGACAATAACGATCCCGCCGCGATGACTTTTCGTTGGTCATCCTTAGCAATGGGAGGCGAACCTGCGGCTGGGGGCGCAGGTTTTGCTAACCCCGACAACCTGGAAATTGACTCGAACGGTAATGTTTGGATGGTGACAGATATTTCTACCTCCAAACATAACCAAGCCGTTCCCACTCGTCTTAGCGAAGACGGAACAGCTTTGAATCAAAGTGACATTCAAGGCATTTTTGGTAATAACTCGATTTGGTTTATTCCCACCTCTGGTGACAATGCGGGTAATGCTTATCCCTTCGCGATCGGACCGATGGAATGCGAAACCACCGGACCATTTTTTACACGCGATGGCAAAACTCTCTTTCTCGCCGTCCAACATCCAGGAGAAAACAACGGAATGCGTCAAAACCAAGCCTCAGAAACCAGAAAATTCGCCCTGAAAACCACTGATGGCGACGAATTCATTCAAGAACGAATTATACCTCTTGGTTCCAACTGGCCTCGAAGAGGGGCAAACGATCCACCCCTTCCCGCAGTAGTTGCTATTCGGCGCGTTGATGGCAAAGCAATAACTGAAATAGCCTAA
- the phoU gene encoding phosphate signaling complex protein PhoU has translation MFTQKNNPELTHFRRSLIRLEQDVLRMGALVEKSFRLSHQALFERNLEVAKEINLLDEQIDRYYHEIELDCASLMTRQGPVAQDLRLLSAFMQLVRDLERIGDYAEDLAEFAIKLFPYPPHECMSEIEQMSNYTQAMVATSLVALADLDDSAGRTIKELDDTVDSAYDHLYHTLARLRNVPGVVEPIILMALVIRHLERMADHATNIGQRVSYIVTGHRN, from the coding sequence TTGTTTACCCAAAAAAACAATCCTGAACTAACTCACTTTCGGCGATCGCTGATTCGTCTCGAACAAGATGTGCTGCGGATGGGCGCTTTGGTAGAAAAGTCTTTTCGACTCAGCCACCAAGCTTTGTTTGAACGTAACCTGGAAGTCGCTAAGGAAATTAATTTACTCGATGAGCAAATTGACCGTTACTATCACGAAATCGAACTTGATTGTGCTAGTCTGATGACTCGTCAAGGACCTGTAGCCCAAGATTTACGTTTGTTAAGTGCTTTTATGCAATTAGTGCGTGATTTGGAACGTATCGGCGATTATGCTGAAGATCTAGCTGAGTTTGCCATTAAATTATTTCCTTATCCACCTCATGAGTGTATGTCAGAAATTGAACAAATGTCTAATTATACTCAAGCAATGGTGGCTACCAGTTTGGTTGCTTTAGCCGATCTTGATGATAGCGCTGGACGTACAATTAAGGAACTTGATGATACAGTAGATAGCGCTTACGACCATCTCTATCATACTCTGGCGCGTTTGCGTAATGTTCCAGGTGTCGTTGAACCAATTATTCTGATGGCGCTAGTAATTCGTCATTTGGAAAGAATGGCTGACCATGCTACTAATATCGGTCAACGAGTATCTTATATTGTTACCGGACATCGAAATTAA